DNA sequence from the Eubacterium sp. 1001713B170207_170306_E7 genome:
GCCAGGCCTTCGTTAAACAGCGCGATACCTATAAAGAAGGAACCGGCTTTTCCGAAAAAGAATTTTTAGAGGCCTACAAGGCGCTGATCGGGTATGCCCTGCAAAAACAGTATACCTTTGAGGATTATCTGAAAGGCGGAATGCAGCTGCTTGAGAAAGACAAGCTGCTGGCGCCGCTGGGTGAAATGGCAACCATTGAGGAAATCATCGGCTATCTGGATCGGCAGCGAAACGACCTTGTGGAAAAAAACGCGAAAACAAAAAAAGTTGTCGAAAAATCGAAGTTCTCCAGAATGAAAATTGTCATGAACATCAGCCTTGTGCTGCTGGTATTATCTGTTGGCTGTATTGGTTATACCTATTTAAAGGTGCTGCCTTACCAGAAAGCTGTCATGGAGGCAGATAACGCCTATATTGAGAGCAACTATATCGAAGTTATCGAAAAGCTGGAAAAGGTCAAGGTCGACAACATGGATAAGCATCAGAAATTTATTCTGGCCAACGCTTATATCCGGAGCGAAAGTCTCAGCCAGGAGCAGAAAAACAATATTCTAGCCAATATGACCGTACGCGAAAATGAGAAAAAACTGGATTATTGGATTCATCTGGGACGCATGGAGACAGAGGAAGCAGAAAACATTGCCATGCAGCAGTCCGATGACCAGCTTTTACTGTATGCCTATTTAAAAGAGAAAAACAAAGTGGAAACCGATACAAAGCTCAGCGGTGCGGAAAAAACAGCGGCTTTAACGGCTCTTGAAGAAAAAATCCAGCCTCTGAAAGAAAAGTACAGTGAGGTAGAGCAGTAATGTATTACTTGATTGTAAAAAACAGAGTGAGCTATGAAGAATACCCTGTAATAAAAAAGCTTAAGTTAAAAGAAGCCCTCTGCGAAATTGAAGAAGGACAAATAAAGGTAACTGAAGGAGAAAAAACAACGCAGCTTCAGGCTTTTTCCTGGGGGCAGCTTGAAACAGGGGAGATTTTTTATTTTTACCGCGATTGGGAAAAGCGATTTGCGCGCAATGAACAGACAACCATTTCCTGTCAGAACGAGGATATTAATGTCGAGGGCTTTCAATATAAAATCATCATTGAGA
Encoded proteins:
- a CDS encoding type VII secretion protein EssB/YukC, which translates into the protein MKKENKKEPLQTDAPKTALTEVIKKSALNAHTVFDYKKLLYSRPRFLKMSWTESKEDLKVEYTISRLKAVSEIQSEEKTMIFSVLLSVGELKKEARELKFSLAPENLYYNVNGQAFVKQRDTYKEGTGFSEKEFLEAYKALIGYALQKQYTFEDYLKGGMQLLEKDKLLAPLGEMATIEEIIGYLDRQRNDLVEKNAKTKKVVEKSKFSRMKIVMNISLVLLVLSVGCIGYTYLKVLPYQKAVMEADNAYIESNYIEVIEKLEKVKVDNMDKHQKFILANAYIRSESLSQEQKNNILANMTVRENEKKLDYWIHLGRMETEEAENIAMQQSDDQLLLYAYLKEKNKVETDTKLSGAEKTAALTALEEKIQPLKEKYSEVEQ